From a region of the Streptomyces tirandamycinicus genome:
- a CDS encoding SchA/CurD-like domain-containing protein, with protein sequence MTTLSERISQSAFDGSRLRVVLLLDLHDGAQQNFLEAYEHMRNQVASVPGHISDQLCQSIENPSQWLITSEWESAPPFLAWVNSEEHVETVRPLHNCVRDTRSLRFSVLRETGRLHTPPAADATQGGLQPFPRVGDNVVRHALTFTVKPGSEAVVADILSGYRSPQSKVDEHTRLRRTSLFMHGNRVVRAVEVEGDLMAALRHVARQPEVRAVEEAINPYLEQDRDLNDPDSARVFFTRAALPAVHHLASAGTDDEAVKRHALYYPAKPGCGMALARLLAGQDEAAASDPSTPIDSSTIFQRDDIVVRLVDVRGSGDAAPLQVIGAHGPRKAAMLSRLLDSEALGIDAPATEEDMSKLLSSADMRPITDRHAP encoded by the coding sequence ATGACAACGCTTTCCGAACGTATATCCCAGTCGGCCTTTGACGGCTCCAGGCTGCGTGTCGTACTGCTGCTGGACCTTCATGACGGCGCTCAGCAGAACTTCCTGGAGGCCTACGAGCACATGCGCAACCAGGTCGCGTCGGTGCCGGGCCACATCAGCGACCAGCTGTGCCAGTCGATCGAGAACCCTTCGCAGTGGCTGATCACCAGTGAGTGGGAGAGCGCGCCGCCCTTCCTCGCCTGGGTGAACAGCGAGGAGCACGTCGAGACGGTACGGCCGCTCCACAACTGCGTCCGGGACACCCGTTCGCTGCGCTTCAGCGTGCTGCGCGAGACGGGCAGGCTGCACACCCCGCCGGCCGCGGACGCGACGCAGGGCGGGCTGCAGCCGTTCCCCCGAGTGGGTGACAACGTGGTGCGCCACGCCCTCACCTTCACGGTGAAGCCGGGCAGCGAGGCGGTCGTGGCGGACATCCTCTCGGGCTACCGGTCGCCCCAGTCGAAGGTCGACGAGCACACCCGGCTGCGCAGGACCTCGCTGTTCATGCACGGCAACCGCGTGGTGCGGGCGGTCGAGGTGGAGGGCGACCTGATGGCGGCGCTGCGCCATGTGGCCCGGCAGCCCGAGGTACGGGCGGTCGAGGAGGCCATCAACCCCTACCTGGAGCAGGACCGGGACCTGAACGACCCGGACTCCGCGCGGGTGTTCTTCACCCGGGCGGCGCTCCCCGCGGTGCACCACCTGGCCTCCGCGGGCACCGACGACGAAGCCGTCAAGCGGCACGCGCTGTACTACCCGGCCAAGCCCGGCTGCGGCATGGCGCTGGCGCGGCTGCTCGCCGGGCAGGACGAGGCGGCGGCGAGCGACCCGTCGACCCCGATCGACAGCAGCACGATCTTCCAGCGGGACGACATCGTCGTACGCCTGGTCGACGTGCGCGGTTCCGGTGACGCGGCGCCGCTGCAGGTGATCGGGGCGCACGGCCCGCGCAAGGCGGCCATGCTGTCCCGCCTGCTGGACAGCGAGGCGCTGGGCATCGACGCCCCGGCCACGGAGGAGGACATGTCCAAGCTGCTGTCGTCCGCCGACATGCGCCCGATCACCGATCGGCACGCCCCCTGA
- a CDS encoding cupin domain-containing protein has product MTTPHRIVDLSETQHNTKRGGDLRAMLTPTAVGATSGFMGLATVEPGDRIGEHYHPYSEEFVYVVCGEMEVDLDDETLPIRPDQGLFIPPYVRHRFRNVGSTQARMVFHLGPLAPRPELGHVDTEETPGAEAGAAHRPPERTGTAS; this is encoded by the coding sequence ATGACCACACCCCATCGCATCGTCGACCTCAGTGAGACCCAGCACAACACCAAACGCGGCGGCGACCTGCGCGCCATGCTCACGCCCACGGCGGTGGGCGCCACGAGCGGCTTCATGGGCCTGGCGACCGTGGAGCCCGGCGACCGCATCGGCGAGCACTACCACCCGTACTCCGAGGAGTTCGTGTACGTCGTGTGCGGGGAGATGGAAGTCGACCTCGACGACGAGACGCTGCCGATCCGGCCGGACCAGGGGCTGTTCATCCCGCCCTATGTGCGCCACCGGTTCCGCAACGTCGGCAGTACGCAGGCCCGGATGGTCTTCCACCTCGGGCCGCTGGCCCCGCGGCCGGAGCTGGGCCACGTCGACACCGAGGAGACGCCGGGAGCCGAGGCCGGGGCCGCCCACCGGCCTCCGGAACGCACCGGGACGGCTTCATGA
- a CDS encoding beta-ketoacyl-[acyl-carrier-protein] synthase family protein, which yields MTRRVAVTGVGIVAPGGVGIPAFWDLLADGRTATRGITLFDPAGFRSRIAAECDFDPQEHGLGPEEVQRADRYVQFAMVAAREALRDAGLDPEKEDPWRIGVSLGTAVGGTTRLEHDYVKVSSSGRRWDVDPSEAEPQLHRAFSPSALASEVAEQTGAHGPVQTVSTGCTSGLDAIGYAFHAIEEGRVDVCIAGASDSPISPITVACFDAIKATSPNNDDPAHASRPFDARRDGFVMGEGGAVLVLEELEHARARGATVYCEIGGYATFGNAYHMTGLTREGLEMARAIDSALDHARLDGSDIDYVNAHGSGTQQNDRHETAAVKQSLGSHAYKVPMSSIKSMVGHSLGAIGAIEVVACVLALAHQVVPPTANYETPDPECDLDYVPRTARALRLRNVLSVGSGFGGFQSAVVLTRPGGRTR from the coding sequence ATGACCCGGCGCGTCGCGGTCACCGGTGTCGGCATAGTCGCGCCGGGAGGTGTCGGGATACCGGCGTTCTGGGACCTCCTGGCCGACGGTCGCACGGCGACGCGCGGCATCACCCTCTTCGACCCGGCCGGCTTCCGCTCGCGGATCGCCGCCGAGTGCGACTTCGACCCGCAGGAGCACGGCCTGGGCCCGGAGGAGGTGCAGCGTGCGGACAGGTACGTCCAGTTCGCCATGGTCGCCGCCCGGGAGGCGCTCCGGGACGCCGGTCTCGACCCGGAGAAGGAGGACCCGTGGCGGATCGGGGTGTCGCTGGGCACCGCCGTGGGCGGCACCACCCGTCTGGAGCACGACTACGTCAAGGTCAGCAGTTCGGGCCGGCGCTGGGACGTGGATCCGAGCGAGGCGGAGCCGCAGCTGCACCGGGCGTTCTCGCCCAGCGCCCTCGCCTCCGAGGTCGCCGAGCAGACGGGCGCCCACGGTCCGGTGCAGACCGTGTCCACGGGCTGCACCTCCGGGCTGGACGCGATCGGGTACGCCTTCCACGCGATAGAGGAGGGCAGGGTCGACGTCTGCATCGCCGGCGCGTCGGACTCGCCGATCTCCCCCATCACGGTGGCGTGCTTCGACGCGATCAAGGCCACGTCGCCCAACAACGACGATCCGGCCCATGCCTCCCGGCCCTTCGACGCGCGCCGTGACGGGTTCGTCATGGGCGAGGGCGGAGCCGTGCTCGTCCTGGAGGAACTCGAGCACGCACGGGCCCGCGGGGCCACGGTGTACTGCGAGATCGGCGGCTACGCCACGTTCGGCAACGCGTACCACATGACGGGTCTGACCCGTGAGGGTCTGGAGATGGCGCGGGCCATCGACAGCGCCCTGGACCACGCGCGGCTCGACGGGTCGGACATCGACTACGTCAACGCGCACGGCTCCGGTACGCAGCAGAACGACCGGCACGAGACGGCCGCCGTGAAGCAGTCGCTCGGTTCCCACGCGTACAAGGTCCCGATGAGTTCCATCAAGTCCATGGTGGGCCACTCGCTCGGGGCGATCGGGGCGATCGAGGTGGTCGCCTGCGTGCTGGCGCTGGCCCACCAGGTGGTGCCGCCGACGGCGAACTACGAGACCCCCGACCCCGAGTGCGATCTCGACTATGTGCCGCGCACGGCGCGCGCCCTCAGGCTGCGCAACGTGCTCTCGGTCGGCAGCGGATTCGGCGGGTTCCAGTCCGCCGTGGTCCTGACCCGGCCAGGAGGGAGGACACGATGA
- a CDS encoding beta-ketoacyl synthase N-terminal-like domain-containing protein: MSPRQDRRPVVTGIGVVAPNGVGTDAFWKSTREGISVLDHITREGCDHMPVRVAGEVRGFDPESLVEERYLVQTDRFTHFAMAAADMALADARITAGDYSESPFAVGVVTAAGSGGGEFGQRELQRLWGQGSRYVGPYQSIAWFYAASTGQISIRGGFKGPCGVVASDEAGGLDALAHAARAIGRGTDAVVIGAAEAPLAPYSLVCQLGYRELSTCEDPERAYRPFTPGASGFVPAEGGAMLVVEAEEAARRRGASVRAVVAGHAATFTGASRWEESREGLAQAIRGALAEAGCAPEEVDVVFADALGIPDADRAEALALADALGTHGRRVPVTAPKTGTGRAYCGAPVLDTAAAVLALQDGVIPPTPNVFDVCHELEVVTGRPRPAELRTALVLSRGLMGSNAALVLRHGANTR, encoded by the coding sequence ATGAGTCCTCGGCAGGACCGGCGACCGGTCGTCACCGGAATCGGTGTCGTCGCCCCCAACGGGGTCGGTACCGATGCCTTCTGGAAGTCCACCAGGGAGGGCATCAGCGTCCTCGACCACATCACGCGTGAGGGCTGCGACCACATGCCGGTCCGGGTCGCGGGAGAAGTCCGCGGCTTCGACCCCGAATCCCTGGTCGAGGAGCGCTACCTCGTCCAGACCGACCGGTTCACGCACTTCGCGATGGCGGCGGCCGACATGGCGCTGGCCGACGCGCGGATCACCGCGGGCGACTACAGCGAGTCGCCGTTCGCCGTGGGTGTGGTCACGGCGGCCGGTTCCGGCGGCGGCGAGTTCGGCCAGCGGGAGCTGCAACGGCTGTGGGGACAGGGGTCGCGCTATGTGGGCCCGTACCAGTCCATCGCCTGGTTCTACGCGGCGAGCACCGGTCAGATCTCCATCCGCGGCGGGTTCAAGGGCCCCTGCGGTGTGGTGGCCAGTGACGAGGCGGGCGGTCTCGACGCCCTCGCGCACGCGGCCCGGGCCATCGGCCGGGGCACGGACGCGGTCGTCATCGGGGCGGCGGAGGCACCGCTCGCGCCGTACTCGCTGGTCTGCCAGCTCGGGTACCGGGAGCTCAGCACGTGCGAGGACCCGGAGCGGGCCTACCGGCCCTTCACCCCGGGCGCGAGCGGCTTCGTGCCCGCGGAGGGCGGGGCCATGCTCGTCGTCGAGGCGGAGGAGGCGGCCCGCCGCCGCGGCGCCTCGGTCCGCGCCGTCGTGGCCGGTCACGCGGCGACGTTCACCGGGGCTTCCCGGTGGGAGGAGTCGCGTGAGGGGCTGGCCCAGGCGATCCGCGGCGCCCTGGCGGAGGCCGGCTGCGCGCCCGAGGAGGTCGACGTCGTCTTCGCGGACGCGCTCGGCATCCCGGACGCGGACCGCGCCGAGGCCCTGGCGCTCGCCGACGCGCTGGGGACGCACGGCCGCCGGGTGCCGGTGACGGCGCCCAAGACCGGTACCGGCAGGGCGTACTGCGGAGCGCCCGTGCTGGACACGGCCGCCGCGGTGCTCGCCCTGCAGGACGGCGTCATCCCGCCCACGCCCAACGTCTTCGACGTGTGCCACGAACTGGAGGTGGTCACCGGCAGGCCGCGGCCTGCCGAGCTGCGCACGGCCCTGGTGCTGAGCCGGGGACTCATGGGCTCGAACGCGGCGCTCGTGCTGCGGCACGGCGCCAACACCCGGTGA
- a CDS encoding acyl carrier protein, with amino-acid sequence MTMQISKLTIEELAALMKKGAGVTVDPAEMGGRPEARFDEYGLDSLGLLGIVGELENRYGRALPQDADRCKTPREFLDLVNNSLMAGA; translated from the coding sequence ATGACCATGCAGATCTCCAAGCTGACCATCGAAGAGCTGGCCGCCCTGATGAAGAAGGGCGCCGGTGTCACCGTCGACCCCGCGGAGATGGGCGGCCGCCCCGAGGCGCGGTTCGACGAGTACGGCCTCGACTCCCTCGGCCTCCTCGGCATCGTCGGGGAGCTCGAGAACCGCTACGGCCGCGCGCTCCCGCAGGACGCGGACCGCTGCAAGACCCCGCGGGAATTCCTCGACCTCGTCAACAACTCCCTCATGGCAGGAGCCTGA
- a CDS encoding SRPBCC family protein — MSGHTENKIVINAPMDLVWEVTNDIENWPELFSEYASVEILEREGNRTRFRLTMHPDENGTVWSWVSERVVDPGARTVRARRVETGPFQHMDIRWKYDRTSGGVLMHWTQDFAMKPDAPVDDDWMTDNINKNSKVQMALIKEKIEQRAREHGAPVSVHSD; from the coding sequence GTGTCCGGGCACACCGAGAACAAGATCGTCATCAATGCTCCGATGGACCTCGTCTGGGAGGTCACCAACGACATCGAGAACTGGCCCGAGCTGTTCAGCGAGTACGCCTCCGTCGAGATCCTGGAGCGCGAGGGCAACCGGACCAGGTTCCGGCTGACCATGCACCCGGACGAGAACGGCACGGTGTGGAGCTGGGTGTCGGAGCGCGTCGTCGACCCCGGGGCGAGGACCGTCCGCGCCCGCCGGGTGGAGACGGGGCCCTTCCAGCACATGGACATCCGCTGGAAGTACGACCGGACGTCCGGCGGCGTCCTCATGCACTGGACCCAGGACTTCGCGATGAAGCCGGACGCCCCGGTCGACGACGACTGGATGACCGACAACATCAACAAGAACTCCAAGGTCCAGATGGCCCTGATCAAGGAGAAGATCGAGCAGCGTGCCCGGGAACACGGCGCGCCGGTCTCGGTCCACTCCGACTGA
- a CDS encoding TcmI family type II polyketide cyclase, whose translation MHHALIVARMAPDSAHDIANVFEASDRGELPDLVGVTRRSLFQFGDVYLHLIEADRPPGPAVAKVADHPAFRDISDKLSAYVSAYDPKTWRSPKDAMAREFYRWERAAKG comes from the coding sequence ATGCACCACGCCCTCATCGTCGCCCGTATGGCACCGGACTCGGCCCACGACATCGCCAACGTGTTCGAGGCCTCCGACCGGGGCGAACTGCCCGATCTGGTCGGGGTGACCCGGCGCAGCCTCTTCCAGTTCGGCGATGTCTACCTCCATCTGATCGAAGCCGACCGGCCGCCGGGGCCGGCGGTGGCCAAGGTGGCGGACCACCCCGCGTTCCGTGACATCAGCGACAAGCTCTCCGCGTACGTCAGCGCGTACGACCCGAAGACCTGGCGCAGCCCGAAGGACGCCATGGCCCGCGAGTTCTACCGCTGGGAGCGTGCGGCGAAGGGATGA
- a CDS encoding methyltransferase — MTTGTTGAAANATDTAGSTVRTATPPSMRLRELVFGAALAASVRAAARLGVADALGESPAGAEELAAAVGADPRALRRMLRALTCYGIFAEQADGTFAHTEMSRLLREDDPHSLKYISLWCTEPWTWDAWPRLDEAVRTGSSVFDGLYGKGFFDYLHEDAHESAHVFNQAMTTSSMQSALDVAELLDLTGAATVADIGGGQGHVLASLLEKNPGLRGTLLDLPRVVAGADPRLRDGGTLADRVTIVPGDCRQAIPVEADVYIIKNILEWDDDSTRRTLRNVVSAARPGARVVVIENLVDDTPSMKFTTSMDLLLLLNVGGAKHTRESMAGRMADAGLVVGDVRPVNAYLHAFDSVTPGG, encoded by the coding sequence ATGACGACCGGCACGACCGGTGCGGCCGCGAACGCGACGGACACCGCGGGAAGCACCGTCCGCACCGCGACCCCGCCGTCGATGCGGCTGAGGGAGCTCGTCTTCGGCGCCGCCCTCGCCGCCTCGGTCCGCGCCGCCGCCCGGCTCGGCGTCGCCGACGCGCTGGGGGAGTCCCCGGCCGGCGCCGAGGAGCTGGCGGCGGCCGTCGGGGCCGACCCCCGGGCCCTGCGGCGGATGCTGCGCGCGCTGACCTGCTACGGCATCTTCGCCGAGCAGGCGGACGGCACGTTCGCCCACACCGAGATGTCGCGGCTGCTGCGGGAGGACGACCCGCACAGCCTCAAGTACATCTCCCTGTGGTGCACCGAGCCGTGGACCTGGGACGCCTGGCCGCGCCTGGACGAGGCGGTACGCACCGGCAGCAGCGTCTTCGACGGCCTGTACGGCAAGGGCTTCTTCGACTACCTCCACGAGGACGCGCACGAATCCGCGCACGTCTTCAACCAGGCCATGACGACCTCCAGCATGCAGTCGGCGCTGGACGTGGCGGAGCTGCTCGACCTCACGGGAGCGGCCACCGTCGCGGACATCGGCGGCGGCCAGGGCCACGTCCTGGCGAGCCTGCTGGAGAAGAACCCCGGCCTGCGGGGGACGCTGCTGGACCTGCCGCGCGTCGTGGCAGGCGCCGATCCCCGGCTGCGGGACGGCGGGACCCTCGCCGACCGGGTCACCATCGTCCCCGGCGACTGCCGGCAGGCGATCCCCGTCGAGGCCGACGTCTACATCATCAAGAACATCCTGGAATGGGACGACGACAGCACCCGCAGGACCCTCCGCAACGTCGTCTCGGCCGCCCGTCCGGGGGCCAGGGTGGTGGTCATCGAGAACCTCGTCGACGACACCCCGTCGATGAAGTTCACCACCTCGATGGACCTGCTGCTGCTGCTCAACGTGGGCGGTGCGAAGCACACCCGGGAGAGCATGGCCGGCAGGATGGCGGACGCCGGCCTGGTGGTCGGCGACGTCCGCCCGGTCAACGCGTACCTCCACGCGTTCGACAGCGTCACACCCGGCGGCTGA
- a CDS encoding right-handed parallel beta-helix repeat-containing protein, with translation MTKRQFMYLGCVALMVTSGLGVAAPAGARTTYDVVPGESIQLAVDRAKPGDTIDIAPGVYRESVLIRKSDLTLRGAGDRTVLQPSTAKATHVCGLGGHGICVLGTDAKPATNVRIHSLTVSKFTKNGIWASRTNKLSIREVTAVANGNWGIAQERSLRSEIRGNAARDNGDAGIFVSNTIDTEAGAVNTRRTVVMDNLLAGNRIGVTVRRLRNLYVNNNVVTGNCAGMFVVGDEGVPRTGDLTVRGNRVHHNNKSCAKTARLPRIQGAGIVLTGVEGATIASNAVWSNVGTSPFSGGIVLFKSIVGAPNTGNMIQSNMLLANRPADLANRDTGTGNVFSGNYCRVSEKAGTCA, from the coding sequence ATGACGAAACGACAGTTCATGTACCTCGGCTGTGTGGCTCTCATGGTGACCTCGGGGCTGGGCGTGGCGGCGCCGGCAGGCGCCCGCACCACCTACGACGTGGTCCCCGGTGAGTCGATCCAGCTCGCGGTCGACCGGGCCAAGCCCGGGGACACCATCGACATCGCCCCCGGCGTCTACCGGGAGAGCGTCCTGATCAGGAAGTCCGACCTGACGCTGCGCGGCGCCGGCGACCGGACCGTCCTCCAGCCGTCCACGGCCAAGGCGACACACGTCTGCGGCCTGGGCGGCCACGGCATCTGCGTCCTGGGCACCGACGCGAAGCCCGCCACCAACGTCCGGATCCACTCGCTGACGGTGTCGAAGTTCACCAAGAACGGCATCTGGGCGTCGCGCACCAACAAGCTGAGCATCCGTGAGGTCACCGCGGTGGCGAACGGCAACTGGGGCATCGCCCAGGAGCGGTCCCTGCGGTCCGAGATCCGGGGGAACGCGGCCCGTGACAACGGGGACGCGGGCATCTTCGTGTCGAACACCATCGACACCGAGGCCGGCGCCGTCAACACCCGGCGCACCGTGGTCATGGACAACCTGCTGGCCGGGAACCGCATCGGCGTCACCGTCCGGCGCCTGCGGAACCTGTACGTGAACAACAACGTCGTCACCGGCAACTGCGCCGGCATGTTCGTCGTCGGCGACGAGGGCGTCCCGCGGACGGGCGACCTGACCGTGCGCGGCAACCGCGTGCACCACAACAACAAGTCCTGCGCCAAGACCGCACGGCTGCCGAGGATCCAGGGCGCGGGCATCGTGCTCACCGGCGTCGAGGGCGCGACCATCGCCTCCAACGCCGTCTGGAGCAACGTCGGCACCTCCCCGTTCTCCGGCGGGATCGTGCTCTTCAAGAGCATCGTGGGCGCCCCCAACACCGGCAACATGATCCAGTCGAACATGCTGCTGGCCAACCGCCCGGCGGACCTCGCCAACCGGGACACCGGCACCGGCAACGTCTTCTCCGGCAACTACTGCCGCGTCTCCGAGAAGGCGGGGACGTGCGCATGA
- a CDS encoding (2Fe-2S)-binding protein, producing the protein MTLAPVYPPAPAVSSSALTGSALGRLAALCPALQARVAEPGSRTPQGWADGAELAGRPEFLDALLAAETLRVEHDHGRTPRPDVAASRALHGYLWSVGLLMSGPWCLERRVPRLRPQDVRVSLTTGAFAVVPGGFACLPGDPAAGLPGVRVLPHEGALRAELRAGFAGHVGPLLAAIAPRVRRGPRALWGMAGDDLVSGVWYLGRMLGEEERGVRAASELLPGPVPPFPGGADFRPLTGREGRTYPTRTRAGCCLHYTIRPAEACATCPRTGDAERLRRIEGHGPC; encoded by the coding sequence GTGACCCTGGCTCCGGTGTACCCTCCCGCCCCCGCCGTGAGCTCCTCCGCCCTGACCGGCTCGGCGCTCGGCAGGCTCGCGGCGCTCTGCCCCGCTCTCCAGGCGCGGGTCGCGGAGCCCGGTTCGCGGACCCCCCAGGGCTGGGCCGACGGTGCCGAACTGGCCGGCCGCCCCGAGTTCCTGGACGCCCTGCTCGCCGCCGAGACCCTGCGGGTGGAGCACGACCACGGCCGCACCCCGCGTCCCGACGTCGCGGCCTCCCGTGCGCTGCACGGCTACCTCTGGTCCGTCGGCCTGCTGATGAGCGGCCCCTGGTGCCTGGAGCGCCGGGTCCCGCGGCTTCGGCCCCAGGACGTCCGCGTCAGCCTCACCACCGGGGCGTTCGCCGTCGTCCCGGGCGGCTTCGCCTGCCTCCCCGGCGATCCGGCCGCCGGGCTGCCGGGCGTACGGGTGCTGCCGCACGAGGGGGCCCTGCGCGCGGAGCTGCGCGCCGGTTTCGCCGGCCATGTGGGTCCCCTGCTGGCCGCGATCGCCCCGCGGGTGCGCCGGGGTCCCCGTGCGCTGTGGGGCATGGCCGGCGACGACCTGGTGTCGGGCGTCTGGTACCTCGGCCGGATGCTGGGGGAGGAGGAGCGGGGCGTGCGCGCCGCGTCCGAACTGCTGCCGGGGCCCGTTCCCCCGTTCCCCGGCGGGGCGGACTTCCGCCCTCTCACGGGCCGCGAGGGCCGGACGTACCCGACCCGCACCCGGGCCGGCTGCTGCCTCCACTACACGATCCGCCCGGCCGAGGCCTGCGCCACCTGCCCCCGGACGGGTGACGCCGAGCGGCTGCGCCGCATCGAGGGGCACGGCCCGTGCTGA
- a CDS encoding ATP-grasp domain-containing protein — MRLYLLALNPTDSVTEGFLPAARRLGLDVTLLTDRPAAHRAVYPDVEVLECDVRDFRAVISRVSAHGIPEAVFTNSDHLQTQAALAADYFGRPAKDWRAALRTKDKAEMRRVLAASGAGTVRSAELAAGQDPAAVAARIPYPCVVKPREGVASEDVVMAGDPAELVRRCEEIRARRPGAALVVEEYLPGELFTLETLGDGRVRHVLGGFRTELSPPPYFVEERLTYVPGHPPDVEKQVLAQLDALGVGFGACHTEFTLHQGRARIVEVNYRAIGDQCDLLLAGLLDIPLFEHVLRTHLGEPLPPDLGARAGGAARLDYPCADRAGTLTSAPGASEVEADGVRLTYRPLRGVGERHPVYRTNRDFLGVVRATGTDPSAVDRAVTGFLAAQRWEITP, encoded by the coding sequence ATGCGGTTGTACCTGCTTGCCCTGAACCCGACCGACTCGGTCACCGAGGGATTCCTCCCGGCCGCCCGCCGGCTGGGGCTGGACGTCACCCTGCTCACCGACCGGCCCGCCGCGCACCGCGCCGTGTACCCGGACGTCGAGGTGCTGGAGTGCGACGTACGCGACTTCCGGGCCGTCATCTCCCGGGTGTCCGCGCACGGCATCCCCGAGGCGGTCTTCACCAACAGCGACCATCTGCAGACCCAGGCCGCGCTCGCCGCGGACTACTTCGGGCGGCCCGCCAAGGACTGGCGGGCCGCGCTGCGCACGAAGGACAAGGCCGAGATGCGCCGGGTGCTGGCCGCCTCCGGCGCCGGCACCGTGCGGTCCGCGGAACTCGCCGCCGGGCAGGACCCGGCCGCCGTCGCCGCGCGGATCCCCTACCCGTGTGTGGTCAAGCCGCGCGAGGGCGTGGCCAGCGAGGACGTCGTCATGGCCGGGGACCCGGCGGAACTGGTGCGGCGCTGCGAGGAGATCCGGGCGCGGCGGCCGGGGGCCGCGCTGGTGGTCGAGGAGTACCTGCCCGGCGAGCTGTTCACCCTGGAGACCCTCGGCGACGGGCGGGTACGCCATGTGCTGGGGGGATTCCGCACCGAACTGTCCCCTCCCCCGTACTTCGTCGAGGAGCGGCTGACCTACGTCCCCGGGCATCCGCCGGACGTCGAGAAGCAGGTACTCGCCCAGCTCGACGCGCTCGGCGTCGGGTTCGGCGCCTGCCACACGGAGTTCACCCTGCACCAGGGCCGCGCGCGGATCGTCGAGGTCAACTACCGTGCCATCGGGGACCAGTGCGACCTGCTGCTCGCCGGGCTGCTGGACATACCGCTCTTCGAGCACGTGCTGCGCACGCATCTCGGTGAGCCGCTCCCGCCGGACCTGGGGGCGCGGGCCGGCGGAGCGGCCAGGCTCGACTACCCGTGCGCCGACCGGGCCGGGACCCTGACCTCGGCACCGGGGGCGAGCGAAGTGGAGGCGGACGGGGTGAGGCTGACGTACCGGCCGCTGCGCGGTGTCGGCGAACGCCACCCCGTGTACCGCACCAACCGCGACTTCCTCGGCGTGGTGCGGGCCACCGGGACCGACCCGTCGGCCGTGGACCGCGCCGTGACCGGGTTCCTGGCCGCACAGCGCTGGGAGATCACCCCGTGA